The DNA segment TGGCGCCGAAGATGAGCAGGCGTTGCCCTGACTTGAGCTGGAGATGGTCCTCCAGTCCCCGCAACGCGGTGATTCCATCCGCGGCGAGCGCCGCCGCCTGCTCCACCTTCAGCCCCTTGGGAATCCGCGCAGCCTGGTCTCCCTTCACGGCGACGTATTCCGCGTAGAACCCTCCCTTGGTGCTCAGGAACGCGGAGCCGTAGACCTGGTCGCCCACCTGGAGGTCCTTCACGCCCTTGCCCACGGCGACGACTTCTCCCGCACCGTCGGCTCCGGGGACGTAGGGGAACTTCGGGCCTCCCGGGAGCATCTCGGCCATCTGGCCCTCTCGCTCCATCCAATCCCAGGCGCCGATCCCCGCCGCCGCGACGCGGACGAGGACTTCATCATCTCCGCAGGTGGGCACGGAGACGGTCTTGATGCCCAGGACCTCTGGCCCGCCGAAGCGGTCGAGCGCAGCGGCCTTCATCTTGTCGGGAATGCTTGCTGGCATGCTGTGACTCCTTCACGGGGAATGCCTGTCCACGGAGACGATGCGCACTCCAGGTGACACGACCAGCAGCCGCAGTCCCCCCGGGCGCCTATCCCCTCCCTCGTGAATCGGGCATCCTGGCGGCTCCAGGCTCCACGGGGGAAACATGCACTCAGGCAAGGAAGCCATCGTCCTCATCCATGGCTCGGACTCCAAGCAGCGGGACTCCGGCCGGGGCCTGCTGACCGAAGGGCTGCTCAAGGTCCCTGAAGGCGTGGTCGTCACGCAGCAGGGGCCCATCACCATCCAGGGCGCCAGCGGCCTCCAGTTCCAGGTCACGCGTCACGAGGACGGCGAGAAGCGCTCGGTGGATGTCTATGAAGCGTTCTGGGCGGACCTGATTCCGTCGCTCACCCGCATGGGACTCCGGGCCCGCGTGCTGGGCGGACTGGAGCTGCTGGTCTACTGGGGCTTCTCCGGCGTCTGGAAGGGCTTCCTGCGGCGCAAGGTCCTGACGTCCAGCCTCATCGTCGGGCTCGTCTTCCTGCTGTACTGGTACCTGACCACGCTGCTGCTGTTCTTCTCCGCCCTGCAGCAGGACCCGACCTTCCCGGCGATGGCGCTGCCGGACAGCACCGTGAGCGCCGCGAACTCGATGCTCAAGGGCCTGGCCCGCGTCGTCGCGCCCGTGGCCTCGGGCCTGGGCGGCTGGAAGGGCTGGGTGCTCCTGTCCCTCGTCATGAGCGCGCTCCCCATCCACCGGGCCGTGGATGTCGCGAACCTCTCCCATCGCTACCTCACCGA comes from the Corallococcus caeni genome and includes:
- a CDS encoding lipase family protein, producing the protein MHSGKEAIVLIHGSDSKQRDSGRGLLTEGLLKVPEGVVVTQQGPITIQGASGLQFQVTRHEDGEKRSVDVYEAFWADLIPSLTRMGLRARVLGGLELLVYWGFSGVWKGFLRRKVLTSSLIVGLVFLLYWYLTTLLLFFSALQQDPTFPAMALPDSTVSAANSMLKGLARVVAPVASGLGGWKGWVLLSLVMSALPIHRAVDVANLSHRYLTDALVGNGVVGLRTELRSRVSATLRAVVESGTYSRVTVVAHSFGAAMAVDVLADFRSRSGTPIRLVTLGGPLELLARRADWLDKEIQRCAANDQLIQWLDFYSDEDWFCTKTPFRADDTRLIHRPIQQKASLGARMSGETHNRYLGDARVLQALLEPVPAPTASAPPASEPVNPRAA
- a CDS encoding NADP-dependent oxidoreductase, which gives rise to MPASIPDKMKAAALDRFGGPEVLGIKTVSVPTCGDDEVLVRVAAAGIGAWDWMEREGQMAEMLPGGPKFPYVPGADGAGEVVAVGKGVKDLQVGDQVYGSAFLSTKGGFYAEYVAVKGDQAARIPKGLKVEQAAALAADGITALRGLEDHLQLKSGQRLLIFGANGGIGHMALQFAKRMGAKVLAVASGEDGVDLARRLGADAVVDGRKGDVDKVCDEFAKEGFDAALVLASGDAAEKALQHVRKGGRVAWPNGVEPAPKVPEGIQGIPYDGIPGADVLKRMNALIEAGPFHLEIGRSYALEEAAKAQQEVLKHHLGKYTLRIQ